One Lacunisphaera limnophila DNA window includes the following coding sequences:
- a CDS encoding beta strand repeat-containing protein, whose protein sequence is MLLLLILSSSLSAQSTLYWDLNGTTSGAGSTPTGTWSSATSNWNSSFWGTSSTVKWTSGSNAVFSAGFDATNAYTVTVSGTQNLSSLTVSMGQPTFTGGTLNFNDTSPDIWTISGSTATINSAITGTNGLTKSGAGTLYLGGSAKTYTGTTTVSAGTVQLNASNILADTTALSVETDGTFSLDWGVSETIGSLSGSGTVNFRTGTFTTGNSANTTFSGTLEDSYGTFVKQGTGTLTLSGANTYSGVTTINAGAIVAASNTALGSSTYGNSIASGAALHLQGGIAVTEGQFSVAGTGVGGTGAIRNLSGNNSLDAALDLTSNTTISADAGTLTASGQVNLGANTLTVSGAGNTTLSGSITNSGALTKTGTGTLALTGSSANSFGGALNLNSGTVALGKTAGTVALAGSAINIGDGAGAASSAVLRLDASNQIADYAGLITVNTDGVLQVNNFTESINTIGGTGLIDLSTSGYLTVGINSGSSTFGGSIAGTGTLEKAGAGTLTFTSDIAIAGTLTLSGGTLALSNADLSAGTLLVTGNSIIDFGGTSSLDITNLTISAGVTLTIQNWATATDYFFTQFWTGATFNTAGSSPMNQVVFSGFSGNNTSWHAYDNQITPVPEPATYGAGLLACLVATTLIRRRLALRRR, encoded by the coding sequence CGGTCTTCAGCGCGGGCTTCGATGCGACCAATGCCTACACCGTCACGGTTTCGGGCACGCAAAACCTCTCCAGCCTGACTGTTTCCATGGGACAACCGACGTTCACCGGCGGGACCCTGAACTTCAACGACACGTCACCCGACATTTGGACGATCTCCGGGAGCACGGCGACCATCAACAGCGCTATCACGGGGACCAATGGCCTCACCAAAAGCGGAGCTGGCACGCTCTATCTCGGTGGCTCCGCGAAGACCTACACCGGGACCACGACGGTCAGTGCCGGCACCGTTCAGCTCAATGCCAGCAACATTCTCGCTGACACCACGGCCCTGTCCGTGGAAACCGATGGCACCTTCTCCCTCGACTGGGGCGTCAGCGAGACCATCGGCTCCCTGTCCGGCAGCGGCACTGTGAATTTCCGGACCGGCACGTTCACCACCGGAAACTCGGCCAACACCACCTTCTCCGGCACGCTGGAGGACAGCTACGGCACGTTCGTCAAACAGGGGACCGGCACGCTCACGCTCTCCGGAGCGAATACCTACAGCGGGGTCACCACCATCAACGCGGGTGCCATCGTGGCGGCCAGCAATACCGCCCTCGGTTCCTCCACCTACGGCAATAGCATCGCGAGCGGCGCCGCCCTCCACCTGCAGGGAGGCATTGCGGTGACCGAGGGCCAGTTTTCCGTGGCCGGCACCGGGGTGGGCGGCACGGGCGCCATCCGCAATCTCAGCGGGAACAACTCGCTCGATGCCGCGTTGGATCTCACCAGCAACACCACAATCTCCGCCGACGCCGGCACCCTCACCGCCTCCGGCCAGGTCAATCTCGGCGCCAACACCCTCACCGTGTCCGGTGCCGGCAACACCACGCTCAGCGGCAGCATCACGAACAGCGGCGCCCTCACCAAGACCGGCACCGGCACCCTCGCGCTCACCGGTTCCTCCGCCAACTCCTTCGGCGGCGCCCTCAACCTGAACAGCGGCACCGTCGCTCTGGGCAAGACCGCCGGCACCGTGGCCCTCGCCGGCAGCGCGATCAACATTGGCGACGGCGCGGGCGCCGCCTCCTCCGCCGTGCTCCGCCTCGACGCCAGCAACCAGATCGCCGACTACGCCGGCCTGATCACCGTCAACACCGACGGCGTCCTGCAGGTGAACAACTTCACCGAAAGCATCAACACCATCGGCGGCACCGGCCTCATCGACCTCTCGACCAGCGGCTACCTCACCGTCGGCATCAACTCCGGCTCCTCGACCTTCGGCGGTTCGATCGCCGGCACCGGCACCCTCGAAAAAGCCGGCGCGGGCACCCTGACTTTCACCAGCGACATCGCGATCGCGGGCACCCTGACCCTCAGCGGCGGCACCCTCGCCCTGAGCAACGCCGATCTCTCCGCCGGCACGCTGCTCGTCACGGGCAACTCCATCATCGACTTCGGCGGGACCTCCTCCCTCGACATCACCAACCTGACGATCAGCGCCGGCGTCACGCTGACCATCCAAAATTGGGCCACGGCCACCGATTATTTCTTCACCCAATTCTGGACCGGCGCGACCTTCAACACCGCGGGCTCCAGCCCCATGAACCAGGTCGTTTTCAGCGGTTTCTCGGGCAACAACACCTCTTGGCATGCTTACGATAACCAGATCACTCCGGTCCCCGAGCCCGCCACCTATGGCGCCGGCCTGCTGGCGTGCCTGGTCGCCACCACCCTGATTCGCCGCCGCCTGGCCTTACGCCGTCGTTAA
- a CDS encoding beta strand repeat-containing protein — protein MAALLGSLLCGTRLLAQIWTGATDATWSTAGNWTGGVPGAAATATFNSTTPNDPNLTGAAAVGQVLFASGADAEIFTGLALTLNGVSTIGLDNQSGLTQTFNNTLIVATAQTWNATSGNLAFSAVTLNNNLTLAGAGDFTFNGSLLLNGGSRTLTNDATGTVLLAGGITGNTRTLTVAGSGDTAITGAITTTTGGLNKTGTGTLTLSGANTNTGATTVGTAAGTSGGTLRLGAANILANATTTVFAGTLDLNNHDETIGALTLGGGAAGTTATVTTGSGTLTLGGNVTYTNTNNPDGATIAGNLALGGANRTFTVGNSTAVTDDLLISAVISGTNALNKAGTGTLVLTGANTYTGATNVNAGVLNIRHADALGTTAAGTTVTTGEELQLQGGIAVGAEALNLTGSGVSNTGALRNISGTNSYAGALTLAGATRITADAGALTLSGGITAANQALTLAGAGDLTLSGAMNLGSATLTKLDAGALTLSGTNSSTGATTIGTAGGTATGTVQLGAANALASGTLTLYAGTVDLNNFNDTIGALTLGGGAAGTTATVTTGSGTLTLGGNVTYTNTNNPNGASISGNLALGGANRTFLIGNSTAVADDLAIAAVISGANAITKTGTGTLVFTGANTYTGATNINAGVLNIRHSDALGTTAAGTTVTTGEELQLQGGIAVGAEALNLTGTGVSNTGALRNISGTNSYAGALTLAGATRITADAGALTLSGGITAANQALTVAGAGDLTLSGAMNLGSATLTKLDAGTLALAGTNSSSGATTIGTAGGATTGTVQLGAANGLASGTLTLYAGTVDLNNFNDTIGALALGGGATGTTATVATGSGTLTLGGNVSYSATNNANGATISGQLDLGGANRTFNIGNSTAVVDDLVISADISGANAISKITSGGTLVLSGANTYSGATTVSNGVLNLRSGTALGATTAGTTVSSGAALELQGGINVGAEALSVAGTGVGGTGALRNISGSNTYGGVVTLTNTTQIAADAGDLTLSGASPAPTARSRSPAPAIFPSTASPRAPAPSITMAAAPPP, from the coding sequence GTGGCAGCGCTGCTTGGCTCGTTGCTCTGCGGCACCAGGTTGCTCGCCCAAATCTGGACCGGGGCCACCGACGCAACCTGGTCGACGGCAGGCAATTGGACCGGCGGGGTTCCCGGCGCCGCCGCCACCGCCACCTTCAACAGCACCACGCCCAACGACCCGAACCTCACCGGCGCGGCCGCGGTCGGCCAAGTGCTCTTCGCCAGCGGGGCGGACGCCGAGATTTTTACCGGTCTGGCCCTCACCCTTAACGGGGTCAGCACCATCGGCCTCGATAACCAGTCCGGTCTCACCCAGACATTCAACAATACGCTGATCGTCGCGACCGCCCAGACTTGGAACGCCACCAGCGGCAATCTGGCTTTCAGCGCCGTCACCCTGAACAATAATCTGACCCTGGCTGGGGCCGGTGATTTCACCTTTAACGGTTCCTTGCTGCTCAACGGGGGCAGTCGCACCCTGACCAACGACGCCACCGGCACGGTGCTCCTGGCCGGCGGCATCACTGGCAACACCCGCACCCTGACCGTGGCCGGTTCGGGCGATACCGCGATCACCGGCGCGATCACCACCACCACCGGCGGCCTGAACAAGACCGGCACCGGCACCCTCACCCTCTCCGGGGCCAACACCAACACCGGTGCCACCACCGTCGGCACCGCCGCCGGCACGTCCGGCGGCACCCTTCGCCTCGGAGCCGCCAACATCCTGGCCAACGCCACCACCACCGTCTTTGCCGGCACCCTCGACCTGAACAACCACGACGAGACCATCGGCGCCCTCACCCTCGGCGGTGGCGCCGCCGGCACCACCGCCACCGTCACCACCGGCTCCGGCACCCTCACCCTCGGGGGCAACGTCACCTACACCAACACCAACAATCCCGACGGCGCCACGATCGCCGGCAACCTCGCCCTCGGCGGCGCCAACCGCACCTTCACCGTCGGCAACAGCACCGCCGTCACGGACGACCTCCTCATTTCCGCCGTCATCTCCGGCACCAACGCCCTGAACAAGGCCGGCACCGGCACCCTCGTCCTCACCGGCGCGAACACCTACACCGGTGCCACCAACGTCAACGCCGGCGTGCTCAACATCCGTCACGCCGACGCCCTCGGCACGACCGCCGCCGGCACCACCGTCACCACCGGCGAGGAACTCCAGCTCCAGGGCGGCATCGCCGTCGGCGCCGAGGCCCTCAACCTCACCGGCTCCGGCGTGAGCAACACCGGCGCTCTCCGCAACATCTCCGGCACCAACTCCTACGCCGGCGCTCTCACCCTCGCCGGCGCCACCCGCATCACCGCTGATGCCGGCGCGCTCACCCTTTCCGGCGGCATAACGGCGGCCAACCAGGCCCTCACCCTGGCCGGAGCCGGGGACCTGACTCTGAGCGGCGCCATGAACCTGGGTAGCGCCACCCTTACCAAACTCGACGCCGGTGCCCTCACCCTCTCCGGCACCAATTCGTCCACCGGTGCCACCACCATCGGTACCGCGGGCGGCACGGCCACCGGGACCGTCCAGCTCGGCGCGGCCAACGCCCTCGCCAGCGGCACGCTCACCCTCTACGCCGGCACCGTCGATCTGAACAACTTCAACGACACCATCGGCGCCCTCACCCTCGGCGGCGGTGCTGCCGGCACCACCGCCACCGTGACCACGGGCTCCGGCACCCTCACTCTCGGCGGCAACGTCACCTATACCAATACCAACAACCCCAACGGCGCCTCGATCTCCGGCAACCTCGCCCTCGGCGGGGCGAACCGGACCTTCCTCATCGGCAACAGCACCGCCGTGGCCGACGACCTCGCCATCGCCGCCGTCATCTCCGGCGCCAACGCCATCACCAAGACCGGCACCGGCACCCTCGTGTTCACGGGCGCCAACACCTACACCGGCGCCACCAACATCAACGCCGGCGTGCTCAACATCCGCCACAGCGACGCCCTAGGCACGACCGCCGCCGGCACCACCGTCACCACCGGCGAGGAACTCCAACTCCAGGGCGGCATCGCCGTCGGCGCCGAAGCCCTCAACCTCACGGGCACCGGCGTGAGCAACACCGGCGCCCTCCGCAACATCTCCGGCACCAACTCCTACGCCGGCGCTCTCACCCTCGCCGGCGCCACCCGCATCACCGCTGATGCCGGCGCGCTCACCCTTTCCGGCGGCATCACGGCGGCCAACCAGGCCCTCACGGTGGCCGGCGCCGGCGACCTGACCCTGAGCGGTGCCATGAATCTGGGCAGCGCCACCCTCACCAAACTCGACGCCGGCACCCTCGCCCTGGCCGGCACCAACTCCTCCAGCGGTGCCACCACCATCGGCACCGCAGGCGGCGCCACCACCGGGACCGTCCAACTCGGCGCGGCCAACGGTCTCGCCAGCGGCACCCTCACCCTCTACGCCGGCACCGTCGACCTGAACAACTTCAACGACACCATCGGCGCCCTTGCCCTCGGCGGCGGCGCCACGGGCACGACCGCCACCGTGGCCACCGGCTCCGGCACCCTCACTCTCGGCGGCAACGTGAGCTACTCCGCCACCAACAACGCCAACGGCGCCACGATCTCCGGCCAGCTCGATCTGGGCGGCGCGAACCGCACCTTCAACATTGGCAACAGCACCGCCGTCGTCGACGACCTCGTCATCTCCGCCGACATCTCCGGCGCCAACGCGATCAGCAAGATCACCAGCGGGGGCACCCTCGTGCTCTCGGGCGCCAACACCTACTCCGGCGCCACCACCGTCAGCAACGGCGTGCTCAACCTGCGCTCCGGCACCGCCCTCGGGGCGACCACCGCCGGCACCACCGTCAGCTCCGGCGCGGCCCTCGAGTTGCAGGGCGGCATCAACGTCGGCGCCGAGGCCCTGTCGGTCGCCGGCACCGGGGTCGGCGGCACCGGCGCCCTGCGCAATATTTCCGGCAGCAACACCTACGGCGGCGTCGTGACCCTGACCAACACCACGCAGATCGCCGCCGACGCCGGGGACCTCACCCTCTCGGGGGCATCACCGGCGCCAACCGCACGCTCACGCTCACCGGCGCCGGCGATTTTTCCATCAACGGCATCACCACGGGCACCGGCTCCCTCAATCACAATGGCAGCGGCACCACCACCCTGA
- a CDS encoding autotransporter-associated beta strand repeat-containing protein — translation MSNSTAVTVASGATLAVNGFTDTIATLAGAGTVDFGSGGTLIAAGAGSTTFSGDLAGSGTFTKQGAGILTLTNDLTFAGTFNLAGGTLQLSTMNLVLDTLNITGNSIIDFAGVSTLALTNFSISGGVTLTVQNWANASDYFFTQFWTGATLDATGAAPMNQITFTGFPAADTKWQSYDRQVTPVPEPSTYGALLLATAGGLLAWRRRIRRRAA, via the coding sequence TTGTCGAACTCCACCGCCGTCACCGTCGCCAGCGGGGCCACGCTCGCCGTCAATGGCTTCACCGACACCATCGCCACACTCGCCGGCGCCGGCACGGTCGACTTCGGCTCCGGTGGCACCCTCATCGCCGCCGGCGCGGGCTCCACCACCTTCTCCGGCGACCTCGCCGGCAGCGGCACGTTCACCAAGCAGGGCGCGGGGATCCTCACGCTGACCAACGACCTCACCTTCGCCGGCACCTTCAACCTCGCCGGCGGCACCCTGCAACTCAGCACCATGAACCTGGTGCTCGACACGCTGAACATCACCGGCAACAGCATCATCGATTTCGCGGGCGTCTCCACCTTGGCCCTGACAAACTTCAGCATCAGCGGCGGCGTCACCCTCACCGTCCAGAACTGGGCCAATGCCTCGGACTATTTCTTCACGCAGTTCTGGACCGGCGCGACCCTGGATGCCACCGGCGCCGCGCCCATGAACCAGATCACCTTCACCGGCTTTCCCGCCGCCGACACCAAGTGGCAGTCGTATGACCGCCAGGTCACGCCGGTGCCCGAGCCGTCCACCTATGGCGCGCTGCTGCTCGCGACCGCCGGCGGCCTGCTCGCCTGGCGCCGCCGGATCAGGCGCCGGGCCGCCTGA
- a CDS encoding 5-oxoprolinase subunit PxpA has translation MPPVDLNGDLGEGGGHDAALMPFLTSVNIACGAHAGDVATMWATVALAQRHGVAVGAHPGFADPENFGRREWPVTPQEAAALVQAQVKQLQGIAGQAGVALHHVKLHGALYNQVSRDRELAAAVVQAVREVDKNLRLYALAGSELVRAAQAREGLVVVSEVFADRTYQADGTLTPRDRPDALIRDEAAAVAQVLRLIRTGRVRATDGTDVALVAGTICLHGDGADPVGWARGLSAALRAAGIEIRRPGA, from the coding sequence ATGCCCCCGGTCGACCTCAACGGGGATCTCGGCGAGGGTGGGGGGCACGACGCGGCCCTGATGCCGTTCCTCACCTCGGTCAACATCGCGTGCGGCGCGCACGCGGGTGACGTGGCCACGATGTGGGCGACGGTGGCCTTGGCGCAGCGGCACGGGGTCGCCGTCGGGGCGCACCCGGGGTTTGCGGACCCGGAAAACTTTGGACGCCGCGAATGGCCGGTGACACCCCAGGAGGCGGCGGCATTGGTCCAGGCGCAGGTGAAACAGTTGCAGGGGATCGCCGGCCAGGCCGGCGTCGCGCTGCATCACGTGAAATTGCATGGCGCCCTCTACAACCAGGTATCGCGGGACCGCGAACTGGCGGCGGCGGTCGTGCAGGCCGTGCGGGAGGTGGATAAAAATCTCCGGCTGTATGCCCTCGCCGGCAGCGAGCTGGTGCGGGCGGCGCAGGCGCGCGAGGGGTTGGTGGTGGTCAGCGAGGTGTTCGCCGACCGGACCTATCAGGCGGATGGCACGCTGACCCCGCGCGACCGGCCGGATGCGTTGATCCGGGACGAAGCCGCGGCCGTCGCGCAGGTTTTGCGCCTGATCCGCACCGGGCGGGTGCGGGCGACGGACGGCACCGACGTGGCCCTCGTGGCCGGGACCATCTGCCTCCACGGCGACGGCGCCGACCCGGTGGGATGGGCGCGTGGCTTGAGCGCGGCGCTCCGGGCCGCGGGGATCGAGATCAGGCGGCCCGGCGCCTGA
- a CDS encoding biotin-dependent carboxyltransferase family protein, which translates to MIRVLKPGLLTTVQDLGRPGYQQYGVAVGGALDAFAARVANLVVGNDENAALIEIAQTGPELQFERETLVAWNGGDFEPTIGGEPLPRDRAVRVAAGEKLVFGVARAGLRAWLAVAGGIDVPLVMGSRSTYRRAGIGGHEGRPLAAGDVLPCYGPGERSAAVLASLKVRGQRGTVWTVRPETLGQPAPAGVVRAMCGPEWDWFAAEAQKAFFASAWEATREADRMGVRLHGPELLLAPPREMISAAVNTGLVQVPPSGQPIVLLPSRQSVGGYPRIAAVAAVDIGRFTQLRPGEKVTFSRIPLVVALDLQLKRERDLTRVRLGLARLAG; encoded by the coding sequence ATGATCCGCGTGCTCAAGCCGGGGTTGTTGACGACGGTGCAGGACCTGGGCCGGCCGGGTTACCAGCAGTACGGCGTGGCGGTCGGCGGAGCGCTCGATGCCTTTGCCGCGCGCGTGGCGAACCTGGTGGTGGGCAACGACGAGAACGCCGCGTTGATCGAGATCGCGCAGACGGGGCCGGAGCTGCAGTTCGAGCGCGAGACCCTCGTGGCGTGGAACGGCGGGGATTTCGAGCCCACGATCGGAGGCGAGCCGTTGCCCCGGGATCGCGCGGTGCGCGTGGCGGCGGGGGAGAAGCTGGTTTTTGGCGTGGCCCGGGCGGGCCTGCGGGCGTGGCTCGCCGTCGCGGGCGGCATTGACGTGCCGCTGGTGATGGGCAGCCGCTCCACCTACCGGCGCGCCGGGATCGGCGGCCATGAAGGCCGCCCGCTCGCGGCGGGCGATGTCCTGCCGTGTTATGGTCCGGGCGAGCGGTCGGCCGCGGTGCTCGCCTCGTTGAAAGTGCGGGGCCAGCGCGGCACAGTCTGGACCGTGCGCCCCGAGACACTGGGCCAGCCCGCGCCGGCCGGCGTGGTGCGGGCGATGTGCGGTCCGGAGTGGGACTGGTTTGCGGCCGAGGCCCAGAAAGCATTCTTCGCCTCGGCGTGGGAAGCCACGCGCGAGGCCGACCGCATGGGTGTGCGCTTGCATGGGCCGGAGCTGCTGCTGGCGCCGCCGCGCGAAATGATCTCCGCCGCAGTGAACACCGGCCTCGTGCAGGTGCCTCCCTCCGGCCAGCCGATCGTGCTGCTGCCGAGCCGGCAGTCGGTCGGCGGGTACCCGCGGATTGCGGCGGTGGCGGCCGTGGACATCGGGCGGTTCACCCAGCTGCGGCCGGGGGAGAAAGTCACCTTCTCGCGGATTCCGCTCGTGGTGGCACTGGATCTCCAGCTGAAGCGCGAGCGTGATCTGACCCGCGTGCGGCTGGGCCTGGCGCGACTGGCCGGCTGA
- the pxpB gene encoding 5-oxoprolinase subunit PxpB yields the protein MQITPLGDSALMLVFGDWINESIHRQVQTAWRALAAEPLPGVSEVAPAYTTVTVFYDVRRVVEAGAPENEIVNWLSARVRERLKDPPKSAKVKPRHVEIPVCYGGEYGPDLGRVAAQAKLFPDEVVKRHSRASYRVHLIGFAPGFPYLGGLPKELVTPRHAKPRMSVPVGSVAIGGEQTGIYPQSTPGGWNLIGRTPLRLFRPEQNPPVLLQAGDEVTFKPITPAEFAQWQEVRA from the coding sequence ATGCAGATCACACCCTTGGGCGACAGTGCGCTCATGCTCGTCTTTGGCGACTGGATCAACGAGTCGATCCACCGTCAGGTGCAGACGGCGTGGCGGGCTTTGGCGGCGGAGCCGCTGCCCGGGGTGAGTGAAGTGGCTCCGGCTTACACGACGGTGACGGTGTTTTACGACGTAAGACGGGTGGTCGAGGCAGGGGCTCCGGAGAATGAGATTGTGAACTGGCTTTCGGCCCGCGTGCGCGAGCGCCTGAAGGATCCGCCCAAGTCCGCCAAGGTGAAGCCGCGGCATGTTGAGATCCCGGTTTGTTACGGCGGAGAATACGGCCCTGACCTGGGGCGGGTGGCGGCGCAGGCGAAACTGTTTCCGGACGAGGTGGTGAAACGGCACAGCCGGGCGAGTTACCGGGTGCACCTGATCGGTTTTGCGCCGGGCTTTCCCTATCTGGGCGGACTGCCGAAGGAACTGGTGACCCCGCGTCACGCCAAGCCGCGCATGTCCGTGCCGGTCGGTTCGGTCGCGATCGGCGGGGAACAGACCGGAATTTATCCGCAGTCCACGCCTGGTGGGTGGAATCTCATCGGCCGGACGCCGCTGCGGCTGTTTCGGCCGGAGCAGAATCCGCCGGTGCTGCTGCAGGCCGGGGATGAAGTGACCTTCAAGCCCATCACGCCGGCGGAATTCGCCCAGTGGCAGGAGGTCCGCGCATGA
- a CDS encoding cytochrome c biogenesis protein ResB: protein MTPLIRQFRDFFVSLQLTVVLLILSLLLVFVATLDQVNLGIWAVQEKYFRSFFVLWRLPDSNLALPVFPGGYFIGGLLLINLIAAHIYRFSLTWKKFGIQLTHGGLIVLLVGELITGILQKDSSMRLEEGQTKAYSESFRDHELALLDRTDPAFDEVVAVPEAVLADQGSIQHPKLPFQVNVKAFYANASMQMGAPAARPGDPVATQGIGSRVQVVPMPLTYKPDEINTPAAFVEIVGPSGPIGTWAVSPLVGMPQTFSFEGRTWEIVLRLKRHYYPFSINLLQVTHDKYPGTEIPKNFASRIRLKDDAGHEDREVVIFMNNPLRHGGHTFYQYQMNAAGKMSAFQVVRNPGWLMPYIACILMGIGLTWQFSYSLLGFIKKRSAAAAQ, encoded by the coding sequence ATGACTCCACTCATTCGCCAGTTCCGCGATTTCTTCGTCTCCCTCCAGCTCACGGTCGTGCTGCTGATCCTCTCGCTGCTGCTCGTCTTCGTGGCGACCCTCGACCAGGTCAACCTCGGCATCTGGGCGGTGCAGGAAAAATACTTCCGCAGCTTCTTCGTCCTCTGGCGGCTGCCGGATTCCAACCTCGCGCTCCCCGTCTTCCCGGGCGGCTACTTCATCGGCGGGCTGCTGCTGATCAATCTCATCGCCGCGCACATCTACCGCTTCAGCCTCACCTGGAAAAAATTCGGCATCCAGCTCACCCACGGCGGCCTCATCGTCCTGCTCGTCGGCGAATTGATCACCGGCATCCTGCAAAAGGACAGCTCCATGCGCCTCGAGGAAGGCCAGACCAAGGCCTACTCCGAGAGCTTCCGTGACCACGAGCTCGCGCTGCTCGACCGCACCGATCCGGCCTTCGACGAGGTCGTCGCCGTCCCCGAGGCCGTCCTCGCCGACCAAGGCAGCATCCAGCACCCGAAGCTTCCTTTCCAGGTCAACGTAAAGGCCTTCTACGCCAACGCCTCGATGCAGATGGGCGCACCCGCCGCCCGGCCCGGCGATCCCGTCGCCACCCAGGGTATCGGCAGCCGCGTGCAGGTTGTGCCGATGCCGCTCACCTACAAACCCGATGAGATCAACACGCCCGCCGCCTTTGTGGAGATCGTCGGGCCCTCCGGCCCGATCGGTACCTGGGCCGTCTCGCCGCTCGTCGGCATGCCCCAAACTTTCTCCTTCGAGGGCCGCACCTGGGAAATCGTTCTGCGCCTCAAGCGCCACTACTATCCCTTCTCCATCAACCTGCTCCAGGTGACCCACGACAAATACCCAGGCACCGAGATCCCCAAGAACTTCGCCAGCCGCATCCGCCTCAAGGACGATGCCGGCCATGAGGACCGCGAGGTCGTGATCTTCATGAACAACCCGCTCCGCCACGGCGGCCACACGTTCTACCAGTATCAGATGAACGCCGCCGGCAAGATGTCGGCTTTCCAGGTCGTCCGCAACCCCGGCTGGCTGATGCCCTACATCGCCTGCATCCTCATGGGCATCGGCCTCACCTGGCAGTTCAGCTACTCCCTTCTTGGTTTCATCAAAAAGCGCTCCGCCGCCGCCGCCCAATGA